The following are encoded together in the uncultured Sphaerochaeta sp. genome:
- a CDS encoding ABC transporter substrate-binding protein, translating into MKNKILLIALVALLATGMLFAQGTKEEKEGPLEITFWSLFTGGDGEFFDAMVDEFNASQDEIVMKNDMVKFDNYYTKLTTALSAKTAPDVVVVHQGNLLNYVPSGSLLALDSYVDAAVLADFQRAPLDACRFDGKLYSLPFDVHPIVMYYNTDLLAEAGITEVPESAQDFIDASLAVKQATGKWGMAIDNTTGVYKAYTLSRLFMSMLAQQGGSLLTDDASAPAFNNAYGEKALVWLQDLVHTYAVNPSELDYDAAMNTFKLGDAAFYFNGVWATGTLENQDGLNFAAAPLPPIMGGEAAWAGSHTLAIPVQKNQDPARVEAAMTFINWMTSHGEMWAKAGHIPTRKSVAEKAEMQALPYRADYAAAAAFALPTPRTPAWEEIYGTLSDKLEYAVTKNQNPKAALADMEQTVKDIIASY; encoded by the coding sequence ATGAAAAACAAGATCTTATTGATCGCTTTGGTCGCTCTTTTGGCAACTGGTATGCTTTTTGCCCAAGGGACAAAAGAAGAGAAGGAAGGCCCACTTGAGATTACCTTCTGGTCGCTGTTTACCGGAGGAGATGGGGAATTCTTCGATGCAATGGTTGACGAATTCAACGCTTCACAGGATGAGATTGTCATGAAGAATGACATGGTGAAGTTCGACAACTACTACACCAAACTCACTACTGCTCTTTCTGCAAAGACTGCTCCTGATGTAGTGGTGGTTCACCAGGGCAACCTCTTGAACTATGTACCGAGTGGATCCTTGCTGGCCCTTGACTCCTATGTCGATGCAGCAGTACTTGCTGACTTCCAGAGGGCTCCCTTGGATGCCTGCCGCTTCGATGGCAAGCTCTACTCACTCCCGTTCGATGTCCATCCGATCGTCATGTACTACAACACCGATTTGCTGGCTGAGGCTGGCATCACTGAAGTTCCCGAGAGTGCTCAGGATTTCATCGATGCGTCCTTGGCTGTGAAACAAGCTACCGGTAAGTGGGGTATGGCAATCGACAACACAACTGGTGTCTACAAGGCTTATACCTTGAGTCGTCTATTCATGTCTATGCTCGCTCAGCAGGGCGGAAGTTTGCTTACTGATGATGCATCAGCCCCTGCTTTTAATAATGCATATGGCGAGAAGGCACTTGTTTGGTTGCAGGATTTGGTACATACGTATGCTGTGAACCCCTCTGAGCTGGACTACGATGCTGCCATGAACACCTTCAAGCTTGGTGATGCTGCTTTCTACTTCAACGGTGTTTGGGCAACCGGAACCTTGGAGAACCAGGATGGACTGAACTTTGCTGCCGCACCGCTTCCTCCCATCATGGGAGGAGAAGCTGCATGGGCAGGTTCACACACCTTGGCTATCCCGGTACAGAAAAACCAGGATCCCGCTCGTGTAGAGGCAGCCATGACCTTCATCAACTGGATGACCAGCCATGGTGAGATGTGGGCAAAAGCAGGTCATATTCCTACCCGTAAGAGCGTAGCAGAGAAAGCAGAGATGCAGGCACTTCCCTATCGTGCAGATTATGCAGCTGCAGCAGCCTTTGCACTCCCTACTCCACGCACTCCGGCATGGGAAGAGATTTATGGAACCTTGAGCGACAAGCTTGAATATGCAGTGACCAAGAACCAGAACCCCAAGGCAGCACTTGCTGACATGGAGCAGACGGTTAAGGATATCATTGCTTCCTACTAA
- a CDS encoding sugar ABC transporter permease — translation MIPGNKDTRDGIVFSIPFLIVYLAFMIYPLLSGLYISFFKWDILSTAKFIGWENYATLFSDDKFYSSLWHTLQFVMITTPSLLVLGFLMALAVTGSSPYKGIMENVFFFPYIFSMTVVSTLWAWLMQKDWGVFNQVLMNLGQDPISWLTSESLAMWSVSLTTLWWTAGFNMVLFSAGIKQIPKEVYESAAIDGASYIQSVRHITIPLVKSTTVLCLILQIIASFNVFGQVYVMTGGGPHGTTRVLVQYIYETGFKYFKMGYSAAMSYILFIIILGISIMQYTLLGRKDRA, via the coding sequence ATGATACCAGGAAATAAAGACACCCGAGACGGAATTGTATTCTCCATTCCCTTTCTCATCGTCTACCTAGCCTTCATGATCTATCCTCTTTTGTCGGGGCTCTACATCAGCTTCTTCAAATGGGACATTCTCTCCACAGCCAAATTCATCGGTTGGGAGAACTATGCTACCCTGTTTTCCGACGACAAATTTTACTCTTCTCTCTGGCATACCTTGCAGTTCGTCATGATTACCACACCATCCCTTTTGGTCCTGGGCTTCTTGATGGCGCTTGCAGTCACCGGCTCATCACCCTACAAGGGTATCATGGAGAATGTCTTCTTTTTCCCCTACATCTTCTCCATGACGGTAGTCAGTACACTTTGGGCTTGGCTGATGCAAAAGGATTGGGGAGTATTCAACCAGGTCCTGATGAACCTGGGCCAAGATCCAATAAGCTGGCTTACCAGCGAAAGCCTGGCCATGTGGTCTGTCTCACTGACAACGCTCTGGTGGACAGCCGGTTTCAACATGGTTCTCTTCAGCGCAGGCATAAAACAAATTCCCAAGGAAGTGTATGAGTCGGCAGCAATCGACGGTGCTTCCTATATCCAGAGCGTACGGCACATCACCATCCCCTTGGTCAAGTCGACCACTGTTCTCTGCCTGATATTACAGATCATCGCCTCATTCAATGTATTTGGTCAGGTCTATGTCATGACTGGGGGAGGTCCCCATGGAACGACCAGGGTACTGGTCCAATACATCTATGAGACAGGCTTCAAATACTTCAAGATGGGCTACAGTGCAGCAATGAGTTATATCCTCTTCATCATCATTCTGGGGATAAGCATCATGCAATACACCTTGCTTGGAAGGAAGGATCGCGCATGA
- a CDS encoding carbohydrate ABC transporter permease translates to MRYNKKTLLKRALEILIILIWVFPLIWMVITSLKLEEEVITKTFSFWPQNPTFANYTKAFTSTYILNWMGNSFIVALGAMLLTLVVDAPIAYAFAKIRFKGRNLLFWAVMGGMMVPFQVLIVPLYMQFNSYGMINTLAAAFLPRVALPIGIFILKQFYEGIPSDLEEAAFIDGASRYRIFLKIILPLGQSAMATVIILSFINAWNDFLWPLIVINDTIKYTITVGIANFQGTHGTQYALIMAGAAVASIPQILFYIFFRKKIIAGIATSGLKG, encoded by the coding sequence ATGAGATACAACAAAAAGACACTTCTCAAACGAGCGCTGGAAATCCTTATTATCCTGATCTGGGTCTTCCCCTTGATATGGATGGTGATCACCAGCTTGAAACTGGAAGAGGAGGTCATTACCAAGACATTCTCCTTCTGGCCACAAAATCCTACATTTGCAAACTATACCAAAGCCTTCACCTCCACCTACATTCTCAACTGGATGGGAAACTCCTTCATCGTAGCCCTTGGGGCCATGTTGCTCACCCTTGTTGTGGATGCTCCCATTGCATATGCCTTTGCAAAGATCCGTTTCAAGGGTCGCAATCTATTATTCTGGGCAGTCATGGGAGGGATGATGGTTCCCTTCCAGGTATTGATTGTCCCACTCTACATGCAGTTCAACTCCTATGGAATGATCAACACCCTGGCCGCAGCATTCCTTCCCCGTGTTGCCCTTCCGATTGGAATCTTCATTCTGAAACAGTTCTACGAGGGTATTCCCAGCGACCTTGAGGAGGCTGCCTTTATTGATGGTGCCTCCAGGTACCGCATCTTCCTCAAGATCATTCTCCCCTTGGGACAATCTGCAATGGCTACCGTAATCATCCTCTCCTTCATCAATGCTTGGAATGACTTCCTCTGGCCCTTGATTGTAATCAATGATACGATCAAGTACACGATTACCGTGGGGATAGCAAACTTCCAGGGAACCCATGGCACACAGTATGCCTTGATCATGGCAGGAGCGGCTGTAGCTTCCATTCCCCAGATTCTCTTCTACATCTTCTTCAGAAAGAAGATCATCGCAGGAATTGCCACCAGTGGATTGAAGGGGTAG
- a CDS encoding endonuclease/exonuclease/phosphatase family protein: MEQFSLISLNLWNTEHWQEREMCVISFLQTFDADIYCFQEVRPQTLSVLDASLTGYQRVEGEEAGWRTESSIYIKREMFSIQGLGRIDLDMPERDRGLFWAELVTKGGDSLIVATMHLTHQLNADEMATGKNYRHHEAHKAAEALKHLDAGNRMVICGDFNDPIHPSRIFHEQAGFQDVFTLLGLPAPITFPCPFLTHETFLVEAIDKIMIKGAIQPVLASSPHFMIPGQVLSDHWPVAAVLKLLPSV, translated from the coding sequence ATGGAACAATTCAGCCTGATCTCTCTGAACCTGTGGAATACAGAACATTGGCAAGAGCGTGAGATGTGTGTCATCTCATTCCTGCAGACCTTTGACGCAGATATATATTGTTTCCAGGAGGTGCGGCCACAAACGCTCTCTGTGTTGGATGCATCACTCACTGGATACCAACGAGTAGAAGGAGAAGAAGCAGGTTGGAGAACAGAGAGCAGTATCTACATAAAACGTGAGATGTTTTCCATTCAGGGATTAGGACGGATTGATCTTGATATGCCTGAAAGAGATCGTGGATTGTTTTGGGCTGAGTTAGTAACCAAGGGCGGAGATTCACTGATTGTGGCAACGATGCATCTGACCCATCAACTGAATGCAGATGAGATGGCAACAGGCAAGAACTACCGCCACCATGAGGCCCATAAGGCAGCAGAAGCATTGAAGCATCTAGATGCGGGAAACCGAATGGTCATCTGTGGTGATTTCAACGATCCCATACACCCTTCCAGGATTTTCCATGAACAGGCTGGCTTCCAAGACGTTTTCACGCTTCTCGGGCTTCCCGCTCCCATCACCTTCCCTTGCCCATTCCTTACTCATGAAACATTCCTAGTTGAGGCCATTGATAAGATCATGATAAAAGGAGCGATACAGCCGGTCTTGGCAAGCAGCCCCCATTTTATGATCCCAGGACAGGTTCTCTCTGACCACTGGCCGGTAGCGGCAGTGTTGAAACTCCTCCCTAGCGTTTAA